ACCATGATCTTAGTGCCGAATAAAGTGTGGGTGAAGGCTTGCTCGTCTGCCAGCATCTCACTTGTGACACCGAAAATCGAACCAGTGATTCGATTGATCAAGATGAACGAAAGCCCGGCAGCAAATGCCCCGCCCGCTCGTTCTTTTGCCCAGCTTCCGCCGATCGCTAATGCGAACAGTAAATGAAGATTGCCGATGACAGCCCAACCGATATTTTCGATCACGCCTCCTGTTGTTGCTAAAGCAGTCCAATCAGGATTGATCAGCGGGATCGTTTTACCGATACTGATCATCAAACCTGCGGCAGGCATCACGGCAATGACGACCATCAACGCTTTTCCAAATTTTTGCCAAAACTCAAAACTTAGTAACTTTTTCATTCTTTTTCTCCCCTTTGCAATTTTTACGCAATCGTTTTCGTTGATAACAGTATAAAATAGTTTTTTATTTTTGTAAACCCTGAAATGATTTCTGTGTTTCACAAACAACATATAATTAGAATAAATCAACAAAATTAGCATAGTAATAATGAATTCATCTAATTCATTGAATTAATAATTGACAATGCAATCGGTTGTGTTTATTATGGTGTTAAGAAATGAAACAGGTATAGGAGGAAATCAAAATGAATCATCTATTTGAAATAGATCCATGGAAAATTGCAACACATCAATTAGAACGTAACGAACGCCGTTTGCAGGAGTCTCTTACATCTATAGGAAATGGTTATATGGGCATGCGTGGGAATTTTGAAGAACGTTATACGGGGGATCATCATCAAGGAACGTATCTAGCAGGTGTCTGGTATCCAGATAAAACAAGAGTCGGCTGGTGGAAAAATGGTTATCCTGATTATTTTGGTAAAGTGATCAATGCGCTGAATTTTATTGCAATGGATATTTTTGTGGATGGGGAAGCTATAGATTTAGGGATACAGGAACCGAAAGATTTTTACTTAGAATTAGATATGCATAATGGATTATTGACAAGAACATTTATTTTAGAGAGTGACAAGGCAACAGTGAAATTCCGTTTTGAGCGCTTTTTAAGTATTGTTCAGCAAGAACTGGCTGTTATTCGAGTGACCGCTGAGGTTCTTAAAGGGCGTGCAGATATTCAAATCCTCTCAAAAATCGATGGGGATGTTCGTAATGAAGACAGTAACTATGATGAAATGTTTTGGGAAGCTCGTGGCTCAGGGTTTACTGATGAAGTTGGTTTTCTAACAACGCGCACGATTCCTAATGCTTTTGGCATTGAACAGTTTGCTGTGACAGGTGCTATGAAGCATCACACAACGATGAATAAAGAGACCTCAGAAGCAGAAGCGCTAAAAATACAACAGGTTTTCCAAAAGGAATTAGCAGAAAGCGAATCATTGGTAGTGGAAAAACAAGTCATTATCCTAACAAGTCGTGATATTCCTGAAGAAAAGCAACAAGAAAAAGCTATTCAGTTATTACAAGAAAATCCAAAACAATTTGATCAACTTCTTCAAGAGCAAAATGAAGCGTGGCAAAAGCGTTGGGCTTTAGCGGATGTGACGATCCAAGGAGACGATGCGGCGCAGCAAGGGATTCGGTTTAATTTATTTCAGCTGTTTACGACGTATTATGGTGAAGATGAACGCTTGAATATTGGACCAAAAGGCTTTACGGGCGAAAAATATGGCGGTGCCACTTATTGGGATACGGAAGCTTATGCAGTGCCATTATACCTTGCATTGGCAAAACCAGAAGTAACAAAAAATTTGTTGAAATACCGTTATAATCAGTTAGAACAAGCCAAACATAATGCCCGTCAGCAAGGATTGGCAGGTGCCTTGTATCCAATGGTGACCTTTACAGGAGTGGAATGTCATAACGAATGGGAAATCACATTTGAAGAAATCCACAGAAATGGTGCGATCGCCTACGCGATTTACAATTATGTGAACTATACAGGCGATAGTGACTATCTGAAAAATGAAGGATTACAGGTTTTAACAGAAATTGCTCGTTTCTGGGCAGATCGCGTTCATTACTCTAAACGCAAAGGAAAATACATGATTCATGGTGTCACAGGACCAAATGAATATGAAAATAACGTCAACAATAATTGGTACACTAATACTATCGCAACTTGGGTATTACAATATACGTTAGAAAATTATCTTAACTATCAAAAAGAAACAACTGTAGAAATATCAGCTGAAGAGCAAGAAAAATGGCAGGATATCATTGAAAACATGTATTATCCGTTTGATGAAGAGCTGTGTGTTTTTGTCCAGCATGATACATTTTTGGATAAGGATTTGATGCCAAGCAGCAATCTTTCGCCAGAAAATCTACCATTAAACCAAAAATGGTCTTGGGATCGAATTCTGCGTTCTTGTTTCATTAAGCAGGCCGATGTACTACAAGGAATTTATTTCTTTGGCGAACGCTTTACTCAAGCTGAAAAAGAGCGTAATTTCTTGTTTTATGAGCCGATGACGGTGCATGAGTCCTCACTGTCACCAAGTATTCATGCGGTGTTAGCAGCGGAGCTTGGGATGGAAGAAAAAGCGGTAGAAATGTATCAGCGAACCGCTCGTTTGGATTTAGATAACTATAATAATGATACGGAAGATGGCTTGCATATTACGTCTATGACGGGCAGCTGGTTGGCGATCGTTCAAGGTTTTGCTCAAATGAAGACAGCAAATGAGACGTTGAGCTTCGCGCCGTTTTTACCAAAAAGCTGGACAAGTTATGCGTTTCATGTGAACTATCGCGGACGTTTATTGTTTATCGCAGTTGATCAAAACGAGGTTCGTTTAACATTAGTTTCCGGAGATAAATTATCACTTAAGTTATATGGAAACCAAGTAAGTTTAGTCGATGAAGTGGTCGTTAAGGTGGAAAAGGTGGCTGAGCATGTTTAAAGGTGTGTTGTTTGATTTAGATGGAGTGTTGACGGATACAGCGGAGTATCATTATCAAGCTTGGAAACAACTAGGCAAAGAGATCGGTATTACTATTGACCGTTCATTCAATGAGGAGTTAAAAGGTGTTAGCCGAGAAGATTCCTTAAAATTGATGCTGGCTTATGGCGGACGGAGTGATGCGTTTACGCCAGAGCAATTTGCTGAACTGGCGCAGCGGAAAAATGACTACTATGTAGAAATGATTCAAAATATGAGTCCGACAGATGTTTATCCAGGCATTTTAGCGTTATTGAAACAACTGAAGGCGCAAAATTTCAAGATTTCTTTGGCTTCTGCTAGTAAAAATGGTCCTTTTTTATTAGAGAAAATGGCTTTGCTCCCTTATTTTGACGGGATCGCAGATCCAGCTAAAGTTGCAAAAGGAAAACCGGATCCAGAGATTTTTCAACTGGCTGCAAATGAAGTTGGTCTAACAGCGCCGGAATGTCTCGGGATCGAAGACGCCAAAGCTGGGATTCAAGCAATCGTAGCAAGTGGGGCTGTGCCTATCGGTGTTGGCCGTAAAGAAGACTTAGGGCAAGATGTCGCGTTAGTTTCTTCAACGAAAGAGCTGACACTGGAATATTTAACAAGTGTTTGGAAGACAGAAAGAAAAGAGAAGTAAGTCCTCAAGTCAAGGAATTTGTACAGTCATAAAATGACGATAGCAACGACCTACTGATCTATGGTATTATTTTCTACGATGGCATGATTTGTTCTTAAAAACATGAACCTAGAAAGGAGTGAAGCCGATGACGATTACTGTGAAAGATGTTGCGAAAAAAGCGGGTGTTGCGACTTCCACTGTATCAAGGGTAATCAATGACCACCCTAGTATTTCTGATACAACGAAGAAAAAGGTCTTTAAAGTGATGGAAGAGATGGGCTACGTTCCAAATATTGCTGCGCGTAATCTTGGCAAACGATCCTCGGGCGCAGTAGGGGTGATTTTACCTCCGCTGGATTCACGTGAACGAATGGGAAATCCGTTTTATTTAGAGATCATCGAGTCGATCAATAGTGAAGCACGTAAGCATGATATGACGACGGCGATTGCAACGGCTCAATCTTTTACTACCTTGCTGGAAAATGTACAGCTGATGCATCGTCAAAAGCAGGTAGATGGGTTTATTTTGCTCTATTCAGATAAGGATGATCCAGTGATCGATTATTTAGTTGAAAATCAAGTACCCTTTTCTTTGATTGGACAGCCGTATACAAATGAAGATAAGGTCGTTTATGTAGACAACGATAATCAGCTTTTAGGAAAACATGCGACAGACTTCTTGATCGAGAATGGACACAAAAACATTCTGTTTATCACAAATACGACGCATGAAAATATTTATTATGAACGCTATTTTGGTTACCAGAAAGCAATGATGGTGGCAGGATTAACGATGCATCCGTCTGTCGATATGGAAAGTCCAGAAGCCTATGTTGCATTTGAAGAGCTGCTGAAAGAAACTAAAGCAACTGCTGCAGTTGTGATCGATGATATTTTTGCGATGAGAATGATCCAGCTGGCTCAGATGTACGGCTATCGAGTGCCGGATGACTTTTCTGTGATCAGTTTCAATAACTCGATTTATTCGACATTGGTTCATCCTTACCTAACAAGTATTGATATTGATATTGCCGAGCTGGGCAAAATGGGCATGCAAAAGCTGATGGATACACTACAGCAAAAAGAACCAACAGGGGTTCGATTAGTCATTCCTCATCAGCTGATCAAGCGGGAGACGGTGCTTGATTTGAAAGAACGCTAAATTAATTAAATAATTTTAAGGAAACATATACTTTTATTGTTTGTATAAAGTATATGTTTCCTTTTTTAATTCATAAGTAAATAAATTGTAACGTTTTGGTAATCGAATTCATCTAAGATGAGATTGGAAAAATGGAAATGGAGGGAAGATAATTGAATAGTAGTTAAACTAGGAAATGAAAGCGATATATACTATGTATGCGGATGGAGATCTAATTAATAGAGAGGAGAGCTACAATGGGAAGAAATATAGGCAAAATTTATGAAACAGAGGAATATGATAAGTTTAACTATTTGAAAGGGAATCGGAAGGTAAAAAAGAATTCTAGTTTAGAAAAGTCCATTTTAAAAAATGGTATGTTAATACCTATTGCTGTGAACGAAAATTTTGAAATTTTAGATGGACAAAGTCGTTTTGAGATTGCAAAAAAATATGGAAAGAAAGTTTTTTATAGGATTAATAACGGTTTTGGAATGGATGAAGTGATTGATTTAAACAATACCAAAAAGGCTTGGAAGCTTGAAGACTACATAAATAAATATGTAGTGGATCAAAATCCAGAATATGAAAAATTGCAAACAGTCTTTCAAAAGTATCCTAATATACCTCTATCTGCATTGACGGCTGCAGCTCAAGGGCTA
This sequence is a window from Enterococcus wangshanyuanii. Protein-coding genes within it:
- a CDS encoding glycoside hydrolase family 65 protein, whose protein sequence is MNHLFEIDPWKIATHQLERNERRLQESLTSIGNGYMGMRGNFEERYTGDHHQGTYLAGVWYPDKTRVGWWKNGYPDYFGKVINALNFIAMDIFVDGEAIDLGIQEPKDFYLELDMHNGLLTRTFILESDKATVKFRFERFLSIVQQELAVIRVTAEVLKGRADIQILSKIDGDVRNEDSNYDEMFWEARGSGFTDEVGFLTTRTIPNAFGIEQFAVTGAMKHHTTMNKETSEAEALKIQQVFQKELAESESLVVEKQVIILTSRDIPEEKQQEKAIQLLQENPKQFDQLLQEQNEAWQKRWALADVTIQGDDAAQQGIRFNLFQLFTTYYGEDERLNIGPKGFTGEKYGGATYWDTEAYAVPLYLALAKPEVTKNLLKYRYNQLEQAKHNARQQGLAGALYPMVTFTGVECHNEWEITFEEIHRNGAIAYAIYNYVNYTGDSDYLKNEGLQVLTEIARFWADRVHYSKRKGKYMIHGVTGPNEYENNVNNNWYTNTIATWVLQYTLENYLNYQKETTVEISAEEQEKWQDIIENMYYPFDEELCVFVQHDTFLDKDLMPSSNLSPENLPLNQKWSWDRILRSCFIKQADVLQGIYFFGERFTQAEKERNFLFYEPMTVHESSLSPSIHAVLAAELGMEEKAVEMYQRTARLDLDNYNNDTEDGLHITSMTGSWLAIVQGFAQMKTANETLSFAPFLPKSWTSYAFHVNYRGRLLFIAVDQNEVRLTLVSGDKLSLKLYGNQVSLVDEVVVKVEKVAEHV
- the pgmB gene encoding beta-phosphoglucomutase, with protein sequence MFKGVLFDLDGVLTDTAEYHYQAWKQLGKEIGITIDRSFNEELKGVSREDSLKLMLAYGGRSDAFTPEQFAELAQRKNDYYVEMIQNMSPTDVYPGILALLKQLKAQNFKISLASASKNGPFLLEKMALLPYFDGIADPAKVAKGKPDPEIFQLAANEVGLTAPECLGIEDAKAGIQAIVASGAVPIGVGRKEDLGQDVALVSSTKELTLEYLTSVWKTERKEK
- a CDS encoding LacI family DNA-binding transcriptional regulator codes for the protein MTITVKDVAKKAGVATSTVSRVINDHPSISDTTKKKVFKVMEEMGYVPNIAARNLGKRSSGAVGVILPPLDSRERMGNPFYLEIIESINSEARKHDMTTAIATAQSFTTLLENVQLMHRQKQVDGFILLYSDKDDPVIDYLVENQVPFSLIGQPYTNEDKVVYVDNDNQLLGKHATDFLIENGHKNILFITNTTHENIYYERYFGYQKAMMVAGLTMHPSVDMESPEAYVAFEELLKETKATAAVVIDDIFAMRMIQLAQMYGYRVPDDFSVISFNNSIYSTLVHPYLTSIDIDIAELGKMGMQKLMDTLQQKEPTGVRLVIPHQLIKRETVLDLKER
- a CDS encoding ParB N-terminal domain-containing protein gives rise to the protein MGRNIGKIYETEEYDKFNYLKGNRKVKKNSSLEKSILKNGMLIPIAVNENFEILDGQSRFEIAKKYGKKVFYRINNGFGMDEVIDLNNTKKAWKLEDYINKYVVDQNPEYEKLQTVFQKYPNIPLSALTAAAQGLLDLTSQASVNVREGKFEFYNYPNFCVFLEDYYEFIKHINIKGTLYTFLAYFNLYTIKKFDKERLMKNMMGKQELVNEIMSLDIVIEVFLKAHNYRLRGQVYRGNAIKYELSKKEKPIIMEERNFLLYRMG